In a genomic window of Suricata suricatta isolate VVHF042 chromosome 12, meerkat_22Aug2017_6uvM2_HiC, whole genome shotgun sequence:
- the RBBP8NL gene encoding RBBP8 N-terminal-like protein has protein sequence MDSFMESLNRLKDVHENEVRGLQNKLLELNSERCRDAQRVEELCAKNHQLREQQKALKENVRVLENRLRAGLCDRCMVTQELARKKQQEFENSLLQNLQHVIILTNELTRLQGENEALKEEVKRLRGPGLKPQYREGASDPPSPLLLPSPGARKAVTEKTAGGHKEAGGDQPEKCTGSRTSPAAKISPSASLPETRAPDMSPQRISNQLHGTIAVVRPGSQACSADRGSANGTPALPLAGSSPPSPPYEHSLPLDSLLRASRHPVMTYESLKRSLRADRLCLLNRHLALHLQSPHGSPQVPASAPSGPRPQRLKAGEAEAWEEPVGPPGLPGGLADMRDPRLEGALHLLLAQQLRAQGRMGSARLRGPPTPGGTPPSPPVSSDSEGPLGEAAPSRGAHAQPTGPGSPRGKEATATQDSAPDKPLDLSERGRGRDAPMRPDQPGSPSSPAARTPSPEPPPEVEPPVQPAPWGLSNGIKGARAPEAEGPPSPADPAQALPGPHPHVPSLSGMRDEARGGPNPSPDPHRPDADGRPELSKAQVQWLESEELDESDTSEDEVGQSSEVGAKPRTPRAGPRCFCTEEQGQGPQQKRKRAVGPWCRASKKPPPGRRSPGEPLTAHEGSRSPRDPEDGSPPPSNSSWEET, from the exons ATGGACAGCTTCATGGAGTCACTGAACCGGCTGAAGGATGTCCATGAGAACGAGGTCCGGG GTCTGCAGAATAAACTCCTGGAGCTGAACTCCGAGCGATGCCG GGATGCCCAGAGGGTGgaggagctctgtgccaagaacCATCAGCTCAGGGAGCAGCAGAAGGCACTGAAGGAGAACGTGCGGGTGCTGGAGAACAG gCTGCGAGCTGGCCTGTGTGACCGCTGCATGGTCACCCAGGAGCTGGCCAGGAAGAAGCAGCAGGAGTTCGAGAACTCACTCCTCCAGAACCTGCAGCACGTCATCATCCTCA CCAACGAGTTGACCCGGCTGCAGGGAGAAAACGAGGCGTTGAAGGAGGAGGTGAAGCGGCTCCGGGGCCCAGG GCTCAAGCCCCAATACAGGGAGGGTGCGTCAGACCCCCCCTCACCCCTACTACTCCCCTCCCCGGGCGCTCGGAAGGCCGTCACCGAGAAGACAGCGGGAGGCCACAAGGAGGCCGGGGGCGACCAGCCAG AAAAGTGCACGGGCTCCAGAACGTCTCCCGCAGCCAAAATCTCCCCAAGTGCCAGCCTGCCCGAGACGCGGGCCCCAGACATG AGCCCCCAGCGGATCTCCAACCAGCTGCACGGGACCATTGCCGTGGTGCGGCCGGGGTCCCAGGCCTGCTCTGCTGACCGGGGCTCTGCCAACGGGACGCCCGCACTGCCACTCGCCGGGAGCAGCCCCCCCAGCCCACCCTATGAGCACAGCCTCCCCCTGGACAG cctTCTGCGGGCCTCCCGGCACCCGGTCATGACCTATGAGTCCCTGAAGCGCTCCCTCCGGGCTGACCGCCTCTGCCTCCTCAACCGCCACCTGGCCCTGCACCTCCAGAGCCCCCACGGCAGCCCCCAAGTGCCCGCCTCAGCCCCGAGCGGCCCCCGGCCCCAGCGCCTGAAGGCTGGAGAGGCAGAGGCCTGGGAGGAGCCCGTGGGCCCGCCGGGCCTCCCAGGGGGCCTAGCGGACATGCGAGACCCTCGGCTGGAGGGGGCTCTGCACCTGCTCCTGGCCCAGCAGCTGCGGGCACAGGGGCGGATGGGCAGTGCCAGGCTGAGGGGTCCGCCCACGCCAGGAGggaccccaccctccccaccagtCAGCTCTGACTCAGAAGGCCCCCTGGGTGAGGCAGCCCCATCCAGAGGGGCACACGCACAGCCCACTGGcccagggagccccaggggcAAGGAAGCCACAGCCACACAGGACTCTGCCCCGGACAAGCCCCTGGACCTCTCAGAGCGTGGCCGGGGCCGGGATGCACCCATGCGTCCTGACCAGCCGGGGTCACCCAGTTCCCCAGCTGCCCGCACTCCCAGCCCAGAGCCACCCCCAGAAGTGGAGCCACCTGTCCAGCCTGCACCCTGGGGACTCAGCAATGGCATCAAGGGAGCTAGAGCTCCAGAGGCGGAAGGACCCCCAAGTCCTGCG GACCCCGCACAGGCTCTTCCGGGGCCCCACCCCCATGTGCCCTCTCTGAGCGGAATGAGAGATGAAGCTAGAGGGGGGCCAAACCCCTCCCCCGACCCACACAGGCCTGATGCTGATGGCCGCCCAG AGCTCAGCAAGGCCCAAGTGCAGTGGCTGGAGTCGGAGGAACTGGACGAGTCGGACACCTCGGAAGATGAG GTGGGCCAGAGCTCCGAGGTGGGGGCCAAGCCGCGCACGCCGCGGGCGGGGCCCAGGTGCTTCTGCACTGAGGAGCAAGGGCAGGGCCCCCAGCAGAAGAGGAAGCGAGCCGTGGGCCCCTGGTGCAGAG CTTCCAAGAAGCCACCACCAGGGAGAAGGAGTCCGGGGGAGCCCCTGACAGCACACGAGGGATCCAGGAGCCCAAGGGACCCCGAGGAtggcagccccccacccagcaACAGCAGCTGGGAGGAGACTTAG